In Salvelinus namaycush isolate Seneca chromosome 36, SaNama_1.0, whole genome shotgun sequence, one DNA window encodes the following:
- the LOC120030345 gene encoding LOW QUALITY PROTEIN: SLAM family member 8-like (The sequence of the model RefSeq protein was modified relative to this genomic sequence to represent the inferred CDS: substituted 1 base at 1 genomic stop codon), protein MSGGPLSSFSKQGILLLSILHYGVGISLFNKAVGDSVKLPSGLEREAIKSMEWKYKKMVIAEFDGNVSLPRSQFKGRLEMNYSNFSLTIQXLSLQDSGEFQVSAASNKGGQIPTKTIHLQVHEPISKVVIQTDIKLLANQSCSVWLLCNVSVSSNLSYTWERGNETYRDAQQIHFSLSPADGDISVTCNASNLVSEKSASTTVKCCNDTTTPEYDTWMKWYRIYIVVPVGVAVLLILTVAMVVYYCRGRYNTAALTDDTRMKDTRINSQVMSIYENVDDLAVPRLNKSQTLYDKITFGRQPETPCSSYQEVL, encoded by the exons GTGTGGGTATTTCTCTGTTCAACAAAGCAGTGGGGGACTCAGTGAAGCTGCCCTCAGGCTTAGAAAGGGAAGCTATCAAGTCAATGGAGTGGAAGTATAAAAAAATGGTCATTGCAGAATTTGATGGGAACGTTTCCTTACCAAGATCACAGTTTAAGGGGAGACTAGAGATGAACTACAGTAACTTTAGTTTAACAATCCAATAACTGTCACTGCAAGACTCAGGGGAATTTCAAGTTTCTGCCGCATCAAACAAAGGAGGCCAGATTCCAACCAAGACCATCCATCTTCAAGTCCATG agcctATATCCAAGGTGGTGATCCAGACGGACATCAAGCTACTGGCCAACCAGTCCTGTTCAGTGTGGCTGCTGTGCAACGTGTCAGTCTCCTCCAACCTCTCCTACACctgggagagagggaatgagacgTACAGGGACGCCCAGCAGATACACTTCTCTCTGTCACCAGCAGACGGAGACATCAGTGTAACCTGCAACGCCTCCAACCTAGTCAGTGAGAAATCTGCCTCTACAACAGTGAAGTGTTGTAATGACACAACCACCCCAG AGTATGATACATGGATGAAGTGGTATAGGATCTACATCGTGGTACCAGTAGGCGTCGCTGTGCTGCTGATCCTCACTGTAGCTATGGTAGTGTATTACTGCAGGGGGCGCTATAACACAG CAGCTCTGACTGACGACACAAGAATGAAAGAT ACAAGAATAAACAGTCAGGTAATGTCCATCTATGAGAACGTAGATGATCTGGCTGTCCCAAGACTGAACAAG TCGCAGACTCTATATGACAAGATCACATTTGGACGCCAGCCAGAAACCCCCTGTTCTTCCTACCAGGAAGTACTGTGA